The following are from one region of the Methanospirillum hungatei genome:
- a CDS encoding nucleotidyltransferase domain-containing protein — MRLSDGEVSSIKNTIHHRDPKARIILFGSRTDDTKKGGDIDIFILSHILTEKDKRDLKIALYESLGEQKIDILIEPEPMTALGKIAMKGGIEL; from the coding sequence ATGCGACTCTCTGATGGGGAAGTTTCATCAATAAAAAATACCATTCATCACCGTGATCCAAAAGCCAGAATAATCCTGTTTGGTTCGAGAACTGATGATACAAAAAAAGGAGGAGATATTGATATTTTTATTTTATCTCATATTCTGACAGAAAAAGATAAAAGAGATCTAAAAATTGCATTATATGAAAGCCTTGGAGAACAAAAAATTGACATTCTCATTGAACCTGAGCCGATGACTGCTCTCGGGAAAATAGCCATGAAAGGGGGGATCGAATTATGA